The Nyctibius grandis isolate bNycGra1 chromosome 23, bNycGra1.pri, whole genome shotgun sequence genome contains a region encoding:
- the PLA1A gene encoding phospholipase A1 member A, with amino-acid sequence MVEDLKRKPLVVLAVLLLLSSAQAGNTEGLSGHHCTDFQTANFLRGTKLKVQFLLFTSSSPACGELILPDDGIKNCSFNSSLETKIIIHGFRALGTKPSWIEGLVGAILHTSQVNVIAVDWVYGSTGAYRSAVENVTQLALSISQFISKLLALGISGTSIHIIGVSLGAHVGGLVGHFHGGQLGRITGLDPAGPKYTRASPEERLDPGDALFVEAIHTDADNFGIRIPVGHIDYFVNGGKDQPGCPRFISAGYKYLICDHMRAVHLYVSALKHSCPMVAFPCASHQDFLNGRCLDCVDPFLFSCPRIGLLEQAGVNMRKLPKEVKVYLITSPSAPFCVRHSLVEFHLQKRRNIVTNIEITFCSNSTKDTAKITIPKHQEMGKRLLAHRVPICQINNMTLKYLPRNQFWRKDEPFIVGKFCTAPLPLDSNRTMSCLPWNLTLPGNTDVSYELPTACA; translated from the exons ATGGTTGAGGATCTGAAGAGAAAGCCGCTCGTTGTTCTTGCTGTCCTCTTGCTGCTCAGCTCAGCACAAGCAG GGAACACAGAGGGACTCTCAGGGCATCACTGCACTGACTTCCAGACAGCGAATTTCCTACGGGGCACTAAACTTAAGGTCCAGTTTCTTCTGTTCACCTCCTCAAGCCCCGCCTGTGGTGAGCTGATTTTACCTGATGATGGCATCAAGAACTGCAGCTTCAACAGCAGCCTGGAAACCAAGATCATAATCCATGGCTTCAG GGCTTTGGGTACCAAACCTTCCTGGATTGAGGGGCTTGTTGGTGCCATACTGCATACAAGCCAGGTGAATGTGATTGCAGTAGACTGGGTTTATGGGTCCACAGGAGCCTATCGCTCTGCAGTTGAAAATGTCACACAGCTGGCCCTCTCCATCTCACAATTCATCAGCAAGCTCCTG GCCCTGGGAATCTCAGGGACATCCATCCACATCATTGGGGTAAGCCTTGGTGCGCATGTTGGGGGCCTGGTGGGGCATTTCCATGGCGGTCAGCTGGGACGCATAACAG GCCTGGATCCCGCAGGCCCTAAGTACACCAGAGCCAGCCCTGAGGAACGCCTGGATCCTGGGGATGCCCTCTTTGTGGAAGCCATTCATACCGATGCTGACA ATTTCGGGATCCGCATTCCTGTAGGCCACATCGATTATTTTGTCAATGGAGGAAAAGATCAGCCAGGATGCCCCCGCTTCATCTCTGCAG GCTATAAGTACCTGATCTGTGATCACATGAGGGCAGTACATCTCTATGTCAGTGCCTTGAAACATTCGTGTCCGATGGTGGCGTTCCCTTGTGCAAGTCATCAAGATTTTTTAAACGGTCGTTGCCTGGACTGTGTTGACCCCTTCCTGTTCTCCTGTCCCAGAATAG gcctgctggagcaggcaggTGTCAACATGAGAaagctgcccaaggaagtgaaAGTTTATTTAATAACCAGTCCCTCAGCCCCATTCTGTG TCCGTCACAGCCTGGTTGAGTTCCacttgcagaagagaagaaacataGTCACCAACATTGAGATCACTTTCTGCAGCAACAGCACCAAGGACACAGCGAAGATCACCAT ACCTAAGCACCAGGAGATGGGCAAACGGCTGCTGGCCCACAGAGTTCCCATCTGCCAGATAAACAACATGACACTGAAATATCTCCCCAGGAATCAATTCTGGAGGAAGGATGAGCCATTCATTGTTGGCAAGTTCTGCACAGCCCCACTGCCTCTTGATAGCAA CAGGACAATGTCATGCCTGCCCTGGAACCTCACCCTCCCCGGCAACACAGACGTGTCCTATGAGCTGCCCACTGCTTGTGCCTAG
- the POPDC2 gene encoding popeye domain-containing protein 2: MTIRSERRTAGEGGEWGRMSTSSFSWDQAILQPPVCDAWKEIMEGAAYQLASCIVLLGYMGGSGVFGSLYIFGLLAPGYFCYALWGWLSACGLDIFIWNMLLVLACLLQLAHLAYRLRRDTIPEEFDLLYKTMYLPLQVPLEVYKEIVKCCEEQVQSLVRDQNYAVEGKTPIDRLSLLLSGRVRVSQDGQFLHYIFPYQFLDSPEWESLRPSEEGTFQVTLTAEADCSFITWPRKKLYLLLRKDRYVARLFSSHLGYDISEKLYSLNEKLFAKFGLRFDIRLPSLYHVLGPASSEGEPEDCEEPPPASGRAGASEPPPQPPPPPPPAPRSRASRPDSDVLGEDSTSLVLEDFAELPGSFMDYVSEGEYMK, translated from the exons ATGACAATTCGTTCTGAGCGCAGGACAGccggggagggtggggagtgggGAAGGATGAGCACAAGCAGCTTCTCTTGGGACCAGGCTATTCTCCAGCCTCCTGTGTGCGATGCCTGGAAGGAGATTATGGAGGGAGCAGCCTACCAGCTGGCCAGCTGCATTGTGCTCCTGGGTTACATGGGGGGAAGTGGTGTCTTTGGGTCCCTCTATATCTTTGGCCTCCTGGCCCCAGGCTACTTCTGCTATGCTCTGTGGGGCTGGCTGAGCGCCTGCGGGCTGGATATCTTCATCTGGAACATGCTGCTCGTCCTCGCCTGCTTGCTTCAGCTGGCTCACCTGGCGTACCGGCTCCGCAGAGACACCATCCCGGAAGAGTTTGACCTTCTCTACAAGACCATGTACCTGCCCTTGCAGGTGCCCCTGGAAGTCTACAAAGAAATTGTGAAGTGCTGTGAAGAGCAAGTCCAGTCGCTGGTCAGAGACCAGAATTACGCGGTGGAGGGCAAGACGCCCATCGACCGCctctcactgctgctgtctggCAG GGTCCGAGTGAGCCAGGACGGACAATTCCTTCACTACATCTTTCCGTACCAGTTCCTGGACTCTCCAGAATGGGAGTCGCTGCGACCCTCTGAGGAAGGAACTTTCCAG gtCACGCTGACGGCTGAGGCGGACTGCAGCTTCATCACTTGGCCGAGGAAGAAGCTGTATCTCCTCCTGAGGAAGGACCGCTACGTTGCCCGACTCTTCTCCTCCCACCTGGGCTACGACATCTCAGAGAAGCTCTACTCCCTCAACGAGAAGCTCTTTGCCAAGTTCGGCCTTCGCTTCGACATCCGCTTGCCCAGCCTCTACCACGTCCTCGGGCCAGCCTCCTCTGAGGGGGAGCCAGAGGACTGCGAGGAGCCACCACCTGCCTCTGGCCGGGCTGGTGCCTCTGAGCCCCCTCCgcagccaccaccaccaccaccgccgGCTCCGCGCTCCCGGGCATCCCGGCCTGACAGTGACGTGCTGGGTGAGGACTCCACCAGTCTTGTCTTGGAAGATTTTGCTGAGTTGCCGGGGTCTTTTATGGACTATGTGAGCGAAGGGGAGTATATGAAGTGA
- the COX17 gene encoding cytochrome c oxidase copper chaperone, which translates to MSTVAAASCDTKGAGEAREEKKPLKACCACPETKKARDACIIEKGEENCGHLIEAHKECMRALGFKI; encoded by the exons ATGTCGACGGTCGCTGCCGCCAGCTGCGACACCAAGGGCGCGGGGGAGGCGCGGGAGGAGAAGAAGCCGCTGAAGGCCTGCTGCGCCTGCCCCGAGACCAAGAAGGCGCGGGACGCCTG CATCattgagaagggagaagaaaattgtGGACACCTAATTGAAGCTCACAAAGAGTGTATGAGAGCTCTGGGCTTCAAGATATGA